From Deltaproteobacteria bacterium, one genomic window encodes:
- a CDS encoding argininosuccinate synthase has protein sequence MKEKIKKVVLAYSGGLDTSVILQWLRETYGCEVVAFVANLGQEEELEGLREKGLKSGASKVYVEDLREEFVRDFIFPMLRANAIYEGGYLMGTSIARPLIAKRQVEIAAAERADAVAHGATGKGNDQVRFEITYLALSPRIQILAPWKIWDFKSRTDLIQYAEKHGIPVPVTPQKPYSSDRNLLHISFEGGILEDPWMEPPEDMFVLSRSPEKAPDKPIYVEIDFEQGNPVAVNGQQMSPAQLLGELNRLGGENGIGRVDMVENRYVGMKSRGVYETPGGTILHGAHRAVESITMDREVMHLRDSLIPRYSEMVYYGYWFSPEREVLQKMIDEAQRSVTGTARLKLFKGNCMVTGRKSADSLYSCDYATFEEDQVYDQKDAGGFIRLNALRLRIRALIKEKRGG, from the coding sequence GTGATTTTGCAATGGCTGCGGGAAACCTACGGTTGTGAAGTCGTGGCCTTTGTGGCCAACTTAGGCCAGGAAGAGGAGCTTGAGGGCCTGCGGGAAAAAGGGCTCAAGAGCGGAGCGAGCAAGGTTTATGTGGAAGACCTGAGAGAGGAATTTGTCCGGGATTTCATTTTTCCCATGCTCCGGGCCAATGCCATCTATGAAGGCGGCTACTTGATGGGGACCTCCATCGCCCGCCCCTTGATCGCCAAACGCCAAGTGGAAATTGCCGCAGCAGAAAGGGCGGACGCCGTCGCTCACGGCGCCACGGGAAAAGGAAACGACCAAGTCCGCTTCGAAATCACTTACTTAGCCTTAAGCCCGCGCATTCAGATCCTTGCTCCTTGGAAAATTTGGGACTTTAAATCCCGTACGGATTTGATTCAGTATGCAGAAAAACACGGGATCCCGGTGCCGGTTACCCCCCAAAAACCCTATAGCAGCGACCGAAACTTGCTCCACATCAGTTTTGAAGGAGGAATTTTGGAAGATCCCTGGATGGAGCCACCGGAGGACATGTTTGTCCTAAGCCGGTCTCCAGAAAAAGCCCCTGATAAACCCATCTATGTGGAGATCGATTTTGAACAGGGAAATCCCGTGGCCGTGAACGGCCAGCAGATGTCCCCTGCCCAACTTTTAGGCGAACTGAATCGCCTGGGGGGAGAGAACGGTATCGGGCGGGTGGACATGGTGGAAAACCGTTATGTGGGCATGAAATCCCGGGGAGTTTACGAAACTCCTGGAGGGACGATCCTCCATGGCGCCCACCGGGCGGTCGAGTCCATAACCATGGACCGGGAGGTGATGCACCTGAGAGATTCCCTCATCCCCCGTTACTCCGAGATGGTCTATTATGGATATTGGTTCTCTCCCGAACGAGAGGTTTTGCAGAAGATGATCGATGAAGCCCAGCGCTCGGTCACCGGTACCGCCCGGTTGAAGCTATTCAAGGGCAATTGTATGGTAACCGGGAGAAAATCTGCCGATTCCCTTTACTCTTGTGATTATGCCACCTTCGAGGAAGATCAGGTTTATGACCAGAAGGATGCCGGCGGGTTCATTCGCTTGAATGCTTTGCGGCTCCGGATCCGGGCGCTGATCAAAGAAAAGCGCGGTGGCTAA